A genome region from Drosophila ananassae strain 14024-0371.13 chromosome Y unlocalized genomic scaffold, ASM1763931v2 tig00000101, whole genome shotgun sequence includes the following:
- the LOC123258200 gene encoding uncharacterized protein LOC123258200, translating to MVPTADNGADDATRSQSKADLSPESRWLSGPAFLRQPASGWPSPEEGTEHVPDAPDEEEMSSEFALVASNEFVIPFQRFSSFSRLVRTTAWVLRFARRCRKQRSELEEYGLTATECEAAENLLVRQAQLESFPDEMRTAERGKDVASSSEIQGRAPYVDESGTFLKWKVGALRYKPSVYKF from the coding sequence ATGGTGCCTACAGCTGACAACGGAGCGGATGATGCGACGCGGTCGCAGAGCAAGGCGGACCTTAGCCCGGAATCCCGGTGGCTAAGCGGTCCCGCATTTTTGAGGCAGCCAGCAAGCGGCTGGCCATCGCCTGAGGAGGGAACCGAGCATGTTCCGGATGCACCTGATGAGGAGGAGATGTCCAGTGAGTTTGCATTGGTGGCATCGAATGAATTTGTCATCCCGTTCCAGAGATTCTCGAGCTTCAGTCGCCTGGTGAGGACCACAGCCTGGGTCCTGAGGTTTGCGCGGCGGTGCCGCAAACAGAGAAGCGAGCTCGAGGAATATGGACTCACTGCAACGGAGTGTGAGGCCGCGGAGAACCTGTTAGTCAGGCAGGCCCAACTGGAATCGTTTCCCGACGAGATGAGGACGGCGGAACGCGGAAAGGACGTCGCCAGCTCGAGCGAGATTCAAGGTCGGGCGCCTTACGTGGACGAAAGTGGAACTTTCCTTAAGTGGAAAGTGGGCGCCTTACGTTATAAACCTAgtgtttataaattttaa